The sequence below is a genomic window from Lampris incognitus isolate fLamInc1 chromosome 18, fLamInc1.hap2, whole genome shotgun sequence.
CTGAGCGATGTGTTTGACCTGAACTCTGACCTCGGCCGGGCCAACGGCGAAAGCTCGTGGCTCTCTGCGAACATCCTCTGCTCGGCCTCCTTCTTCTTCCTGAGGAACTTCTGGATGCGTTTGCAGATGAGGTAAATCATCTCACAGATGCACATGAAGATGCAGAGGGCCGAGGAGACCACCATGAAGAGGGTGAAGATCCTCTTCTCTGTGGGACGGGAAATGTAGCAATCCACTACGTTGGGGCAGGGATCCAGGGAGCACTTGGAGAGGCGGGGCATGTCGTAACCTTCGTATACACGGTGAAGGATGTAGAGGAAGCCGGCGTCAAAGCTGGCTTTGAAGATCAGACTCACCTAGAAAAGATAAATGCAGATTAGACTGTTTCATTTTGGGCAGCATGCATGGAGTCAGAGGTGGGCTACCGTCAGAACAAAATACGCTTAATAGTCACTATCATATCATGTTTttaagtaaaaaataaatactCTTTATTTAGTGATCCCTCCCTTAAATGGCAAGTTTTAGTAAACTGTATGGTATAAAGTATAGTGTATTTGTGGCAATGTAGGTCAAAGGAAAAGGACCCCCCTTTTAGTAAGCTGAATGCAGGCCTGGGTAGGTCTGAACAATACGTTGTTTCAGAATAGACAGTAAGATGCGACGTAAGACACCATGACCCCATCGCTCACGTCATCTGACCAATAACATGACGTAGTCTGATTTTCTGACTTCTTGGATAACCATCTTATCTCCACCTCTAAAATCACCATAATCGTTGCTAGAGGGACAGTTAAACACTTTGCAAATGACACTTTGAAAGTTTAAAGCTGTGTATATCTGGGGAAATTAAGTGGCTCTTATTTATTCTTTAATGTGGCAATGCATATCGCAAAAGCAAAATTATCGTAATGTTGTCGATATTGTTCAGCCTTAACCCTGGGCAGTATTTCATTGGTGTGAAAGGGATGTAAAGGGGTATAATTTGATATATTtcgtcatccattcattcatttaatAGTTTGGCAAGCAGTAAATTCCACTTTATGTTTCTGAGAAGGTAATTGTAATGCTTTTCATTATCAACTTCCTCTTTAATCACAGGGGAAATGCTGAGGGTCCATGTTTTCCTGTGTGTCACCAGGCAGAATTCAAAGACAAAAGCATGGTTTCAGATGTATTTTTCACCCTGCCCTGAATTTTGTTCTCACCAGGTATGTCCACCACAGACCTCCCCGTTTCTTCCCAGGGTTGGCATACAGGTGGGCACCCTTGTGCAAGGTGGTGTACTTCAAGTCCTTCTTCTCACGATACTTGACATGCCCCATCACCATCAGGGACGGGCAGGTGACGAAGATGAGCTGCAGGGCCCAGAGGCGGATATGGGAGATGGGGAAGATGTGGTCGTAGCAGACGTTATTGCATCCAGGCTGGGCCGTGTTGCAGACAAATTCCTTGCTGTCGTCGCCCCACACCCTCTGGGCAGCTACGACAAACACCATGACACGGAAGACAAACACTATGGATAGCCAGACTCGGCCGAACGCAGTGGAGTATTTGTTGACGCCACTGAGGAGGGCCTCCAACGCCGACCAGTTCATGGCTGCTGTCTGAGAGGTGGAGGAGGCCTAAGGAAACCAGAGAACTCTTCACAGGACCGGGGGAGACGGATCACCCTACAGACACCAACCACCCCCAACACAAACAAGACATAAAGTGCATTAGGGTAAAGTATATTCATATCAAGGTTCATTGGATATACAATTATTGTATACACTTAGAGGTGTAAAACGAACTCATTTCATTTGTCccaaaaataactaaataaataaaaataacacgTTGCTCATCCAAGACTAAATAAGAGAAAGGCCTTTGGATAATTCTAACATTCCTTCATCGGCAGAATAAACACATTATTGCGGGTGGCcggccgggtggcgtggtggtctatgccgttgcctctCAATATAGggctcgcccgttcgaatcccggtgttgcctccggcttgagcAGCTTTTATGCCCAGgtatgcctaagacaacatttgcataagggcgtccaggtagtgtagcggtctattccattggctgCCAACACCGggatgctggttcgaatccccgtgttagctccggcttggttgggtgtccctacagactcaataggccgtgtccgcgggtgggaaggcggatgtgggtatgcgtcctagtcgctgcactagtgcctcctctggtcggtcgaggcgcctgttcaggggggagggggacgtcggggggcatagcgtgatcctcacacgcgctacgtccccctggcgaaactcttaaccgtcaggtgaaaagaagcggctggcgactccacatgtatgggaggaggcatgtgtggtctgcagccctccccggatcggcagagggggtggagcagcgaccgggacggctcggaagagttgggtaattgaccaggtacaattggggaggaaaaaaagggtggcaaataaaatacaataaaacgaAAACTTTATTAATTTCCGTCTGGAGAGTAAAATGAAACACTTGGCTAAAAACACTATTGTCCTTGAAAGGAAAATACAACCACGCATCATTTTCACCGTCAGCTAGCCTCCAGCTATAGCTGATTTGGTatttagacagggctgctctctcaaTACCGACTCATTACACATCAATGAGTGAGTCATCATCGGAGCCTCCCTTTTCAACAAAGACAAACCAATACCCTCCACTCCATTAGACGGCTGTTTGAACAGCGAGTCTGAGCAGCCAGCCGTCCTAATCTCCATAATCCCAAATGACAACTGCGTTCTTTGTTCTTCGCAGGACGTTTAAGGAATACAGTCCCGATTCATGAATGCAAAGCGTGCGATGATTGTGCCTTGGTAAAAAAAGGGAATTTTTACCCCGAGGCTTCAATTCTTCCAGTGTGTTAAGACCTCGAAAGTGAAACCagcaccagtcacctgcatgccGGTGTTGTGCACTTCCGTTCGTGTGTCTGTCAGCTCTTACGTCTGCAGGatagtgtgtccgtgtgtgtatttgtccgTGGTGGAGTGTGGGTTTGCATGTGCAttgctgtctgcctgtcttccaCTCTGTATCTCATTCTAAGTAGTTGTTTGTTGAaagaacaacatgtttaattgaAGGAGAGGAATTAAATAGGGACCCACAGTTGTTGGTTTGGGGAGAACTGTAGAGAAGCAGAACAATGGCCGCCAAGATTGACACGGAGGAGAGTGAGGCGAGAGCataaacacatttttttaaaatagAAATATATTTGATACTTGATTAAAGTATAATCACGACATGTTTTTGCTAAGATGCATAAAGGCTCAAATTACACAGGGGCAAGTTTTGCATAATTTCAAAGGGGGAAAAATGCCGTTTGTTTCTACAATCACAACCACGCTGAAGAAAGTGCCGCAAGCGTGCTGGTTCTGCAGTGGTCCGTCTCAGTTCCATATCCTTCGGTCCATCAGACTTGACCTCAGAAACACTTTACACTCAATATTTAAACACTTCTGTTGATGTATGGAGCAGTGAAGTTAGTTCCGATACATTCTGTTCCTCACCAGAGAAGCCAGACCATTGATTTACTCAAAGAGCGATGGCCTTTGTGGAATGCAAGCGACAAAACAA
It includes:
- the gjb9b gene encoding gap junction protein beta 9b, with amino-acid sequence MNWSALEALLSGVNKYSTAFGRVWLSIVFVFRVMVFVVAAQRVWGDDSKEFVCNTAQPGCNNVCYDHIFPISHIRLWALQLIFVTCPSLMVMGHVKYREKKDLKYTTLHKGAHLYANPGKKRGGLWWTYLVSLIFKASFDAGFLYILHRVYEGYDMPRLSKCSLDPCPNVVDCYISRPTEKRIFTLFMVVSSALCIFMCICEMIYLICKRIQKFLRKKKEAEQRMFAESHELSPLARPRSEFRSNTSLRVDPTNTASIQNLSNNKVEDGASEKK